Within Chloracidobacterium sp., the genomic segment GCTGAATCGTCTAAAACGTGATCTGGGGCTGTCGATACTGGTGATCGTTAACAACGAGATCGGGAATGCGGGCCGCGCTCTGAATGTTTCAGACCTAGGGCCGTCGAGGATACTTGCGAATTTCGTCGATTCCGTTTTTGCCATCGGCAACAGTGGCAATGATGGGCCGTTCCGGTACCTCAAGCATTTGCGTGCTCGTGGAACCGAGGTGACGTTTGGCGGCGATCACACGCCGACATTCCGTTTGTGTAAGCTCGACGGCAATTTTCTCGGGTTCGAATTTATTGACTTTTTTGACGAATACACGCAGTTAAACGGATTTGGGAACGGTATTTCCAAACAAAATCTGAGGGAGGTTTTTGCCTTGAGGGACGAGAACTACACGATCCGGGCGATCGCCGAGGACCTCGAGATCTCGAAGTCAAAAGTCCATCGTCTGCTGCAAATGAAGCGACCCGCCGAGCCAAAACCGCCGCCGCCGCCCGTCGAACCCGAGCCGGTGTGGAGGTCGACGCCCGAAGCGTATCCCGGCGAACGTACCGACGCGTATCTAAAGAGCATCGGCCTCAAACCAACCTGGAAGATCGAGCACGAGGCAAAGCTTGCAGCTGAGGCAGCTGCCCGCGAGCCGACTTTTGACGAGTTCGAAAATGATATCGGAACAAAACCCGAGTCCGGTTCGGACCCGTTGCCGCCCGTTGGCACTGCGGGCGATATTGCGGCTATTACGTCCGCCGATCCGAGATTCGGCTTAAAGACCGCTATCGACGGCTACGGTGAAAAGATTTACGTCGAAAAGGAAGACGAACGCGGCAAACCGGTCATCTGGTACAAAACCGAACGGAACCGGACATACAGACGAGAGC encodes:
- a CDS encoding AAA family ATPase, with translation MTISATLAANPTTEHSGVFVIKNANVWKDDPAARPKPVQLFEDFWFEGEMALLFGVSGKTTLAVQIAESIASGRIIETAVMTAEAQPVLYLDLCLSEKQFGLRYTADLEMETDVAPSDDYEFSPNFKRVEMTADTTIRTADDCDKFGQGIEWLVEKTGAKVLIIDNITAFRYSSGGTIGELMLLRELNRLKRDLGLSILVIVNNEIGNAGRALNVSDLGPSRILANFVDSVFAIGNSGNDGPFRYLKHLRARGTEVTFGGDHTPTFRLCKLDGNFLGFEFIDFFDEYTQLNGFGNGISKQNLREVFALRDENYTIRAIAEDLEISKSKVHRLLQMKRPAEPKPPPPPVEPEPVWRSTPEAYPGERTDAYLKSIGLKPTWKIEHEAKLAAEAAAREPTFDEFENDIGTKPESGSDPLPPVGTAGDIAAITSADPRFGLKTAIDGYGEKIYVEKEDERGKPVIWYKTERNRTYRRERTPTGILAETVDTS